The region TTATTATTTTAAAAGCTTAAAAATGGCTAGAATCTATGTGATAGCTATGGTTGACGTAAAAGATGAAATGAAGTAAATTAATAACATAGAAACGAATTAGCTAGACGTTTGAATAAGAAGAATTGACTTAAGCGTTCTAGGATATATTTTAAAAAGTAATTGTAAACGGAATCTATTTGGAGGAATCTATGATATATGAGAAGCTAAGTGAAAATAGTGTGTTTCTTTTCAGTGAAGAAATTGAGCTTATTTTTTGCGCTCAGTCTATTTTTATGGAGGAAAGTAAAAATGACATATTTTCAAAGTTATATACGGAGGATTTGATAAATGAGCGAAAGCGCAGCTATTATTTTGCAAGTGAAATTCATTCAGCACTAAGTGCTCCTTATCAATTCGGATTTTTAGAACATTTGCTTCACTATCCGTTAAAAGATTTTTCTCTCGATGAATTTCAGGCATATTTGCTGTCATTATCCAAAGAGGACTTTCTAATGCGTTTTTTTGACTTAAGGGAAGATAGCGATATCATAGATCTAAAAGAAGCGACAAAAGCAGATGAATGCATCGAGAAATTCTATAATAATCATAATAATCTTATGAAAAGCTACATTGCGATGTTTTCTCTTTTTCATAACACAGATCGATATATCAAAGAATTTTTTGAACTAGCAAGAAGTTTTAAAACAAAGGAATTTACAAATTTAATGGAAGATTCAATAGAAGCAAGAAATAAC is a window of Lachnoclostridium phytofermentans ISDg DNA encoding:
- a CDS encoding ArsR/SmtB family transcription factor codes for the protein MIYEKLSENSVFLFSEEIELIFCAQSIFMEESKNDIFSKLYTEDLINERKRSYYFASEIHSALSAPYQFGFLEHLLHYPLKDFSLDEFQAYLLSLSKEDFLMRFFDLREDSDIIDLKEATKADECIEKFYNNHNNLMKSYIAMFSLFHNTDRYIKEFFELARSFKTKEFTNLMEDSIEARNNELVRCQSGLSEMKELEFSQFIMGKTFYNRGPYETFYFAPSFLLPFRGSRFFGKDQILFYNVNKIPVNDEIMLKQLKVIADSTRLKIFALLNKMEPMRGLDIANELKLAPSTVSHHMEQLKSAGLLNEEQVKNSKYYSISRNSVNELLAVLTETLTKKGV